The Impatiens glandulifera chromosome 8, dImpGla2.1, whole genome shotgun sequence genome includes a window with the following:
- the LOC124913365 gene encoding uncharacterized protein LOC124913365 — protein sequence MSKRPSEAVNDWDKGKRPQGAPSASICPICKRPHLGECRLFTGRCFRCNKEGHQVKDSRMPDRRPPRATPRIFALIEEKDEAHPSVVSDTRATHSFVASNYVTKWNLEFESAHRNYSVMLPSGESLHSSQVVEGDIVCIGGRKLYASLIIVGIKGYDVILGMDWLLRHYATINCRDGVVNFRPPKENEYSYQATTRSGKIPIVSSMETQYRLKSSCKYS from the exons ATGAGTAAAAGGCCAAGTGAGGCGGTGAATGACTGGGATAAAGGCAAGCGGCCACAAGGAGCCCCTTCGGCTTCTATATGTCCTATTTGTAAGAGGCCACATTTGGGGGAGTGCAGACTATTTACTGGTCGATGTTTCAGGTGCAACAAGGAAGGGCATCAGGTTAAAGACAGTCGAATGCCAGATCGAAGGCCACCACGAGCTACTCCTAGGATTTTCGCCCTAattgaagagaaagatgaaGCACATCCATCAGTTGTCTCTG ATACAAGAGCCACTCATTCCTTTGTGGCAAGTAATTATGTGACAAAGTGGAACCTGGAATTTGAATCAGCCCATAGAAATTATAGTGTCATGCTCCCTTCTGGAGAGTCGTTACATTCCAGTCAAGTAGTAGAAGGAGATATAGTATGCATTGGCGGTCGGAAGCTGTATGCAAGTTTAATCATAGTCGGTATCAAGGGATATGATGTAATTCTGGGGATGGATTGGTTGTTGAGGCATTACGCAACTATAAATTGTAGAGATGGGGTAGTAAATTTCAGACCACCGAAAGAGAATGAATATTCATATCAAGCGACTACAAGATCAGGTAAAATTCctattgtttcctccatggagACTCAATATAGGCTAAAATCAAGTTGC AAGTATTCTTAG
- the LOC124912600 gene encoding transcription factor WER-like, which yields MATSENLDKLIHKKGQWNEDEDRVLMEYVREYGCGRWNRIGKITGLQRCGKSCRLRWLNYLNPNIKHGGFNEDEDDLIIRLHRLLGNRWSLIAGRVPGRTDNQVKNHWNTNLKKRVGFVKKGDKQSMKRERPIEIPSDNKRLKTVENGFGVTENEGPSNGDATKMLNLELEKEEEPNWIPTEDDFFNFDIPDFMDFIDFTNFDHCSWL from the exons ATGGCAACATCTGAGAACCTTGATAAGCTGATCCACAAGAAAGGGCAATGGAATGAGGACGAAGACAGGGTTTTGATGGAATACGTTCGCGAATACGGCTGTGGCCGGTGGAACCGCATTGGCAAAATTACAG GGTTACAAAGATGCGGAAAAAGTTGCAGATTGAGATGGTTGAATTATCTCAATCCAAATATCAAACATGGAGGTTTCAACGAGGATGAAGATGACCTTATCATCAGGCTTCATCGACTCTTAGGAAACAG ATGGTCATTGATTGCTGGAAGGGTGCCTGGAAGAACAGACAACCAAGTGAAAAACCATTGGAATACTAATCTGAAGAAGAGGGTAGGTTTCGTCAAGAAAGGAGACAAACAGTCCATGAAAAGGGAAAGGCCCATTGAAATTCCCTCAGACAATAAGAGACTCAAGACTGTAGAAAATGGGTTTGGGGTGACCGAAAACGAAGGCCCGTCAAATGGCGACGCCACAAAAATGTTGAACTTAGAGctagagaaagaagaagagccAAACTGGATCCCTACCGAGGATGATTTTTTTAACTTCGACATTCCTGATTTCATGGATTTTATTGATTTCACTAACTTTGATCATTGTAGTTGGTTGTAG